One Pleuronectes platessa chromosome 20, fPlePla1.1, whole genome shotgun sequence DNA window includes the following coding sequences:
- the prdm14 gene encoding PR domain zinc finger protein 14 yields the protein MSVSLSAIPVVLKEKRFHAGMLKGPPARGFYHAPLPGPPPHYMDFFPHPTHGLLHHPLKQLGRLVSDTQASLQLGLQAGVPAFLGGQGGHHVSLLHEHMLSASGIPYLSQMLPSGHSLCGKPEEMAAVVTEHAAGPLSSDFNNPSSDRSGSASSSSLNTSHPKEALLRYRGANLAPPKTRTSYNFSQDDLFMVLYGYSGSQERMGHALSGVALLENSVSESHILPLDKQTLELPEGLTVLQAAWENVSHCGVFTDKSSIAKGTRFGPFQGKLVNTSEIKTYDDNTLMWEVFENGRLSHFVDGRAGSGNWMSLVKCARFPEEQNLVAMQVQGQIFYETCKEVRPGQELLVWYGDCYMQFLGIPLTLKGSMEGPPVEDNGEGFKCDRCGKVFAYKYYRDKHLKYTRCVDQGDRKFPCHLCTRSFEKRDRLRIHILHVHEKHRPHKCSVCGKSFSQSSSLNKHMRVHSGERPYKCVYCNKAFTASSILRTHIRQHSGERPFKCKHCGKAFASHAAHDSHVRRTHARDKPFPCDLCGASFQEDLELKNHIKTHKNRQMLDTTVLPSTPGIGVQEDTVIPGKDTPAALTKAGENFPYTGLTVLNQEYRPWN from the exons ATGTCGGTGTCCCTCTCCGCCATCCCCGTCGTGCTGAAGGAGAAACGCTTCCACGCCGGCATGCTCAAGGGCCCCCCGGCTCGGGGCTTCTACCACGCTCCTCTCCCCGGCCCCCCGCCTCACTACATGGACTTCTTCCCGCACCCGACACACGGCCTCCTGCATCACCCGCTTAAACAGCTCGGCCGCCTGGTGTCGGACACCCAGGCGTCCCTGCAGCTCGGCCTACAAGCCGGGGTGCCGGCGTTCCTTGGCGGCCAGGGCGGCCACCACGTCTCGCTGCTGCACGAACACATGCTGAGCGCCTCCGGGATCCCCTACCTGAGCCAGATGCTGCCCTCCGGACACTCTCTGTGCGGCAAGCCCGAGGAGATGGCCGCGGTGGTGACGGAGCACGCCGCCGGCCCGCTGTCCTCGGACTTCAACAACCCGTCCAGTGACAGGTCTGGctcggcctcctcttcctccctgaaCACATCACACCCCAAAGAGGCTTTGCTCCGGTACCGGGGCGCGAACTTGGCGCCTCCAAAGACGCGCACATCTTATAATTTCAGCCAGGATGACTTGTTTATGGTGCTTTATGGTTATTCTGGCAGCCAGGAGCGCATGGGTCACGCTCTATCTGGAGTGGCCCTGCTGGAAAACTCAG TTTCTGAGTCTCACATCCTCCCGCTGGACAAACAGACACTTGAACTTCCAGAAG GGTTAACCGTCCTCCAGGCTGCGTGGGAAAACGTGTCCCACTGTGGGGTCTTCACGGACAAGAGCAGTATCGCCAAGGGGACCCGGTTCGGACCTTTCCAGGGAAAACTGGTCAACACCAGCGAGATCAAGACGTACGACGACAACACCCTGATGTGGGAG GTGTTCGAGAACGGCAGGTTGAGTCATTTCGTGGACGGCAGAGCAGGCTCCGGGAACTGGATGTCCCTGGTGAAGTGCGCCCGGTTCCCGGAGGAGCAGAACCTGGTCGCGATGCAGGTGCAGGGTCAGATCTTCTACGAGACCTGCAAGGAGGTGAGGCCGGGCCAGGAGCTGCTGGTGTGGTATGGAGACTGCTACATGCAGTTCCTGGGCATCCCTCTCACCCTGAAGGGTTCCATGGAGGGACCCCCCGTCGAAG ATAACGGAGAGGGCTTCAAGTGCGACAGGTGCGGGAAGGTGTTCGCCTACAAGTACTACAGAGACAAGCACCTCAAGTACACACGCTGCGTGGACCAGGGCGACCGGAAGTTCCCCTGTCACCTGTGCACCAGATCCTTCGAGAAGAGGGACAGACTGAGGATCCACATCTTACACGTGCACGAGAAACACAGGCCTCACAAG TGTTCAGTGTGTGGAAAGAGTTTCTCCCAGTCGTCCAGTCTGAACAAACACATGCGTGTGCATTCTGGAGAAAGGCCGTACAAGTGTGTCTATTGTAATAAG GCCTTCACTGCCTCCAGTATACTGCGCACTCACATCCGCCAGCACTCCGGCGAGCGGCCCTTCAAGTGCAAGCACTGCGGGAAGGCCTTCGCCTCGCACGCCGCCCACGACAGCCACGTCCGGCGGACCCACGCCAGGGACAAGCCGTTCCCCTGCGACCTGTGCGGGGCCTCGTTCCAGGAGGACCTGGAGCTCAAAAACCACATCAAGACTCACAAGA acagacagatgttggaCACCACAGTCCTTCCGTCCACTCCGGGCATTGGAGTCCAGGAGGACACCGTCATCCCGGGGAAGGACACCCCAGCAGCTCTCACCAAAGCCGGAGAAAACTTCCCTTACACTGGCTTAACCGTTTTAAATCAGGAATACCGGCCCTGGAACTAG